Proteins co-encoded in one Prunus persica cultivar Lovell chromosome G6, Prunus_persica_NCBIv2, whole genome shotgun sequence genomic window:
- the LOC18772944 gene encoding uncharacterized protein LOC18772944 — protein sequence MSRRRFGDYPSRSSARDREETDENRRSYSGRVSRYSRPEREARVEYDTRRYHDGGRDRQPLKLSGLSADLPVSQSTSMKFQWNHLLAQKPDGSNPTLNPGLNRPGFGFGNDSSSYRLNAENGYAGGSGKSGVPDPGVDPSRKYGYFHGGLTSPLAKSHVGVPKVDDFRHGDHRQYMGQEDKTVFGSGPGCSSGLKEGFRGLSDQFNRSREMAAEGRIDIGGYSSQGQAPRLNELLDSNWAQHSPNGDYNAPGVKRSDHGEMGTFPIRDLLCKNLANSVGEDTRPPSYLRPSVVDSIMGRIDGANGALRVGTQEISQWNQYHNFTEQTQPTIPSYQSLGTKQSLPDYSEALGSSSRTRDFGFGGDDALERGLEALSYEGALKRLARLEGDPGLDDVTTLEMCAMRKRALAKRRRGNDSKSELFHDFSDSCNVPDLSYGDNQLTNDDVEQYATIGEGQWNIDQAPNLGEDRLNINQNMNFGDYQPSIARDVTCEEDQWNIEQDVSYREAQWNAEDINELNSDNVLPSSKMQEHQGEQFKSARVDIKKRLGPLTSSGSIRKRLEPLNTPGSVKKRLGPLKSPGSVKKRLAPAQNVPDPKYLGHKLEDQYKSRIRETDDFSGSIHPQGGGLPKVEGKPTKKALPEDSEEFKRLVDSAFLKYMKGLHENPALKRKFMEGGTVTTKCCICASNSKEFAGTVPLATHAFMSPMVGSRAEHLGFHKALCVLLGWDSAAVSNGTWIQRCLPDAEALALKEDVVIWPPVVVIHNSSIANKKPDERVIVSIEGLGAILKGIGFGGGKTKVCRGKPANQSILVVTFNATFSGLREAERLHKLFAENKHGRVEFHKISSAGLRNSSNGKQELLADEANCLYGYLGIAEDLDKLETETKKRCVVKSKREIQAIACNSLRNE from the exons ATGAGCAGGCGGAGGTTTGGGGACTATCCGAGTCGGTCTTCGGCTAGGGACCGCGAGGAAACCGACGAGAATCGTCGCTCGTACTCGGGTCGGGTTTCGCGTTATTCACGACCCGAGCGGGAAGCCCGGGTGGAGTACGATACGCGTCGTTATCATGACGGCGGCAGAGATAGGCAGCCGCTGAAACTGTCAGGATTGAGCGCGGATTTGCCTGTCTCTCAATCGACGTCGATGAAGTTTCAATGGAACCATTTGCTCGCCCAGAAACCCGACGGTTCGAACCCGACCCTGAATCCGGGTTTGAACCGACCCGGCTTCGGTTTTGGCAACGACAGTAGCTCTTACAGGCTGAACGCTGAAAATGGTTATGCCGGAGGAAGCGGGAAAAGTGGGGTTCCGGATCCGGGTGTGGACCCCAGCAGGAAATATGGGTATTTTCATGGTGGCTTGACGTCGCCATTGGCAAAATCCCATGTGGGTGTTCCAAAAGTTGACGACTTTAGGCATGGGGACCACCGTCAATACATGGGTCAAGAAGATAAGACCGTGTTTGGCTCCGGACCTGGGTGTTCAAGTGGTTTAAAGGAGGGTTTTCGCGGCCTTTCAGATCAATTCAACAGAAGCAGAGAAATGGCTGCGGAGGGACGTATTGACATTGGTGGGTATTCTTCTCAAGGTCAAGCACCACGACTGAATGAGTTGCTGGACTCAAATTGGGCTCAGCATAGCCCAAATGGGGACTACAATGCCCCTGGAGTGAAGAGAAGCGATCATGGTGAAATGGGTACCTTTCCCATTCGTGACCTTCTCTGTAAAAATCTGGCAAATAGTGTTGGAGAAGACACCAGACCTCCAAGCTATTTGAGGCCTAGCGTTGTGGATTCCATTATGGGCAGAATTGATGGTGCCAATGGCGCACTTCGAGTAGGTACTCAGGAGATTAGCCAGTGGAACCAATATCATAACTTTACAGAACAGACACAACCGACTATACCCAGTTATCAATCCTTGGGTACTAAACAATCATTGCCTGATTATTCTGAAGCTTTGGGTTCCAGTTCGAGAACCCGGGACTTCGGATTTGGAGGAGATGATGCTCTTGAAAGAGGGCTTGAAGCTTTGTCATATGAAGGTGCATTGAAGAGATTAGCTCGGCTTGAGGGTGATCCAGGTTTGGACGATGTGACCACTCTGGAAATGTGCGCAATGAGAAAACGAGCTCTGGCTAAGCGACGAAGAGGGAATGACTCAAAATCTGAGTTGTTCCATGATTTTAGCGACTCTTGCAATGTACCTGACTTGAGTTATGGGGACAATCAGTTGACTAATGATGATGTAGAACAATATGCGACCATTGGAGAGGGTCAGTGGAACATTGACCAAGCTCCGAATTTGGGAGAGGATCGGTtgaatattaaccaaaatatgaaCTTTGGAGACTATCAACCGAGCATTGCCCGAGATGTGACCTGCGAAGAGGATCAATGGAACATTGAACAAGATGTGAGCTATCGAGAGGCCCAATGGAATGCTGAAGATATCAACGAATTGAATTCTGACAATGTGTTACCATCCTCTAAAATGCAAGAGCATCAAGGCGAACAATTCAAATCTGCCAGGGTAGATATAAAGAAGCGTTTGGGACCTTTGACATCATCTGGCAGTATAAGGAAGCGTTTGGAACCTTTGAACACGCCTGGCAGTGTAAAAAAACGTTTGGGACCTTTGAAATCGCCTGGCAGTGTAAAGAAACGTCTGGCGCCTGCTCAAAATGTTCCTGATCCCAAATACTTAGGTCATAAACTTGAAGATCAATACAAATCTCGAATAAGAGAAACAGATGATTTTAGTGGAAGCATTCATCCTCAAGGGGGTGGTCTTCCAAAAGTTGAGGGGAAACCTACAAAAAAAGCACTCCCTGAAGATTCTGAGGAGTTCAAGAGGCTGGTAGATAGCGCCTTTCTTAAGTACATGAAGGGTTTGCATGAGAACCCAgctctaaaaagaaaattcatggaAGGAGGAACTGTTACTACAAAGTGTTGCATATGTGCCAG CAACTCGAAAGAATTTGCAGGCACGGTACCCTTGGCAACACATGCCTTCATGTCACCTATGGTTGGTTCCAGAGCAGAGCATTTGGGTTTTCATAAAGCACTTTGTGTGCTGTTGGGATGGGACAGTGCAGCAGTCTCCAATGGTACATGGATTCAACGGTGTTTGCCTGATGCTGAAGCCTTGGCTCTGAAGGAGGATGTAGTTATCTGGCCTCCGGTTGTTGTCATCCACAACAGTTCCAtagcaaataaaaaaccgGATGAAAGGGTGATTGTAAGTATTGAAGGGCTTGGGGCTATTCTTAAAG GTATAGGATTTGGTGGGGGGAAGACCAAGGTGTGCCGCGGGAAACCTGCAAATCAAAGTATCTTGGTAGTGACATTTAATGCCACATTTTCTGGTTTGCGAGAAGCAGAAAGACTTCACAAGCTTTTCGCTGAGAACAAACACGGGAGGGTTGAGTTCCACAAAATCAGTTCTGCTGGCCTCAGAAACAGCAGCAACGGAAAGCAAGAGTTGCTGGCAGATGAAGCAAATTGTTTATATGGCTATTTGGGAATTGCAGAGGATTTGGATAAACTCGAAACTGAGACCAAGAAGCGGTGTGTGGTGAAGAGCAAGAGAGAGATCCAGGCTATTGCTTGTAATTCGCTTAGAAACGAATGA
- the LOC18775385 gene encoding ankyrin repeat domain-containing protein 30A has translation MATPKQMWEQQQSQMQRVKNSGIVSYNGSPVNDDKEEEMSRSAVALFLAKEEEIERKKSEVKDKVQAQMGRVEETTKRLAEIQEELEALTDPMRKEVANVRKRIDIVNKELKPLGQSCQRKEKEYKEALEALNEKNKEKAQLVSRLKELVGESEKLRMKKLEELNKHVETLR, from the exons ATGGCGACGCCGAAACAGATGTGGGAGCAGCAGCAATCGCAGATGCAGCGAGTTAAGAACTCCGGTATTGTCAGTTACAATGGGAGCCCTGTAAATGATgacaaggaagaagaaatgtcAAGGTCTGCGGTTGCTTTGTTCCTGGCAAAGGAAGAAGAGATTGAGAGGAAGAAGTCGGAGGTGAAGGACAAGGTCCAGGCTCAGATGGGAAGGGTTGAAGAAACAACTAAGCGCTTGGCTGAGATTCAAGAA GAGCTTGAAGCACTGACAGATCCAATGAGAAAGGAAGTTGCAAATGTTCGGAAGAGGATAGACATAGTTAACAAGGAGTTAAAGCCACTAGGCCAGAGCTGCCAGAGGAAG GAGAAAGAATACAAAGAAGCACTCGAGGCTTTAAACGAGAAGAACAAAGAGAAAGCTCAACTAGTTTCCAGATTGAAGGAG CTTGTGGGTGAAAGTGAGAAGTTGAGGATGAAGAAGCTGGAGGAGCTGAACAAACATGTAGAGACTCTGCGTTAA